The genomic stretch TTAAGGGCAAGTAGTCCTCCCTATTAAGATAAGAGGGGGGAAAGGAGCGTTAAGGCGCAGTCCTATTATGCTATAATCAATCAAAAGGAGGTGGTTACTATGGCAAGTATCAAGGAGAAGATAATTAAAGAAGTCGAAAAGATACCAAAAGACAAAATTGCTGAGCTTTATGATGTTGTTCATCTTTTCAGAGTGGAGATTGAGAGCAAGAAAAAAGCTCCCAAAGACCGGTACAGTGAGGCAGTAAAGTTTTTTGGAATTTGGAAAGGCATGTCCCCTAAAGAAACCGCAGTACTTGACGATATACAGGCGAGACGTAAAAGAACTTACAGAGAAAGGATTCTGTGAGAAAATATCTGTTAGATACTAATATCATCTCTTACTACCTCAAAGGTATTGAAAATTTCAAAGAAAAAATCTCTGGCAATATTGATCTGCTTTCCATTCCCATTATTTCTTACTATGAAATTGTCAGTGGACTTCAAAGCATTGATGCAAATAAAAGAATTGCTGAATTTGAGAAATTTTGTGAACTCATAGATATTATAAATCTCGATAAGGCGAGCATTTCAGCCTCCTGTAAAATTTATGCTTCGCTTAAAAAATCAGGGAGACTCATTGATGACATAGATATATTGATTGCAGGCATTGCCTTATCAAATAATTTTGTCATGGTTACTGATAATATTGAGCATTTTGGACGAATCGAAGGACTAAAAGTAGAAAACTGGAAGAATTAGTATTGCATGCTTGAACTGCATAAAAAAGCTACCTTTCCTCCTTCCTCAGAGCGTGATAAAATAGAACGAGAAATTGAGGTTACCGATGAAAAAATAGATGAGATTGTTTACTGGCTTTATGGGGTGACAGAGGAGGATAATGATTATCAGAAAACTCGTTGTTGGGCCTCTTGAGGCAAACTGTTAT from Nitrospirota bacterium encodes the following:
- a CDS encoding type II toxin-antitoxin system VapC family toxin, whose product is MRKYLLDTNIISYYLKGIENFKEKISGNIDLLSIPIISYYEIVSGLQSIDANKRIAEFEKFCELIDIINLDKASISASCKIYASLKKSGRLIDDIDILIAGIALSNNFVMVTDNIEHFGRIEGLKVENWKN